The following are encoded in a window of Sminthopsis crassicaudata isolate SCR6 chromosome 5, ASM4859323v1, whole genome shotgun sequence genomic DNA:
- the ATP5MC2 gene encoding ATP synthase F(0) complex subunit C2, mitochondrial has translation MYSCAKFISTPALVRSSSQLLSRPLSAVVLRRPEIRTDENLSILATSGPLTSLVPRSGFQTSSVSRDIDTAAKFIGAGAATVGVAGSGAGIGTVFGSLIIGYARNPSLKQQLFSYAILGFALSEAMGLFCLMVAFLILFAM, from the exons ATGTACTCCTGCGCCAAGTTCATCTCTACCCCTGCCCTT GTGAGGAGCAGCTCTCAGTTGCTGAGTAGACCATTATCTGCAGTGGTCTTAAGACGGCCAGAGATTCGGACAGATGAG AACCTCAGCATTTTGGCAACATCAGGTCCCTTGACCTCACTTGTGCCCCGAAGTGGATTCCAAACCAGCAGTGTCTCAAGGGACATTGACACAGCAGCCAAGTTCATCGGGGCTGGAGCTGCCACTGTCGGGGTAGCTGGTTCTGGAGCTGGGATTGGGACTGTGTTTGGAAGTCTCATCATTGGTTATGCCAG gAATCCCTCCCTGAAGCAGCAGCTGTTCTCCTATGCCATCCTGGGCTTTGCCCTGTCTGAGGCCATGGGGCTTTTTTGCCTGATGGTGGCCTTCCTCATTCTCTTCGCCATGTGA